The following are encoded together in the Xanthomonas vesicatoria ATCC 35937 genome:
- a CDS encoding cellulase family glycosylhydrolase, which produces MSIFRTASTLALATAMALAATPAFSYSISNNKIVDDSGKVVQLKGVNVFGFETGNHVMHGLWARNWKDMIIQMQGLGFNAVRLPFCPATLRSDTMPSSIDYSRNADLQGLTSLQILDKVINEFNARGMYVLLDHHTPDCAGISELWYTGSYTEAQWLADLRFVANRYKNVPYVLGLDLKNEPHGAATWGTGNAATDWNKAAERGSAAVLAVAPKWIIAVEGITDNPVCSTNGGIYWGGNLQPLACTPLNIPANRLLLAPHVYGPDVFVQSYFNDSNFPNNMPAIWDRHFGQFAGKYALLLGEFGGKYGEGDARDKVWQDALVKYLRSKGINEGFYWSWNPNSGDTGGILRDDWTTVRQDKMTLLRTLWGTVSDATPTPTPTPTPTPTPTPTPGTGTSTFSTKVIVDSSWSGGACNRVQVTNTGTGSGTWSVTVPVTGTVNNAWNVVWSQSGSTLRASGVDFNRTLAAGATAEFGFCAAS; this is translated from the coding sequence ATGTCCATTTTCAGGACTGCAAGTACGCTCGCACTGGCTACTGCGATGGCCCTGGCCGCCACGCCGGCTTTCAGCTATTCCATCAGCAACAACAAGATCGTCGACGACAGTGGCAAGGTGGTGCAGCTCAAGGGCGTCAACGTGTTTGGTTTCGAGACCGGCAACCACGTTATGCATGGCCTGTGGGCGCGCAACTGGAAAGACATGATCATCCAGATGCAGGGCCTGGGCTTCAATGCGGTGCGCCTGCCGTTCTGCCCGGCCACGCTGCGTAGCGACACCATGCCCAGCAGCATCGACTACAGCCGCAACGCCGACCTGCAGGGCCTGACCTCGCTGCAGATCCTCGACAAGGTGATCAACGAATTCAACGCGCGCGGCATGTACGTGCTGCTGGATCACCACACCCCCGATTGCGCCGGCATTTCCGAGCTCTGGTACACCGGCTCCTACACCGAAGCGCAGTGGCTGGCCGATCTGCGCTTTGTAGCCAACCGCTACAAGAACGTGCCGTACGTGCTCGGCCTGGATCTGAAGAACGAACCGCATGGCGCCGCCACCTGGGGCACCGGCAACGCCGCGACCGACTGGAACAAGGCCGCCGAGCGCGGGTCGGCCGCGGTGCTGGCCGTGGCGCCGAAGTGGATCATCGCGGTGGAAGGCATCACCGATAACCCGGTGTGCTCGACCAATGGCGGCATCTACTGGGGCGGCAACCTGCAGCCGCTGGCCTGCACCCCGTTGAACATTCCGGCCAACCGCCTGCTGCTGGCGCCGCACGTGTACGGGCCGGACGTATTCGTGCAGTCGTACTTCAACGACAGCAACTTCCCCAACAACATGCCGGCCATCTGGGACCGCCACTTCGGGCAGTTCGCCGGCAAGTACGCGCTGCTGTTGGGCGAGTTTGGCGGCAAGTACGGCGAAGGCGATGCACGCGACAAGGTCTGGCAGGACGCGCTGGTGAAGTACCTGCGCAGCAAGGGCATCAACGAAGGCTTCTACTGGTCCTGGAACCCCAACAGCGGCGATACCGGCGGCATCCTGCGCGACGACTGGACCACCGTGCGTCAGGACAAGATGACGCTGCTGCGCACCCTGTGGGGCACGGTGAGCGACGCTACTCCGACTCCTACGCCTACTCCGACACCTACCCCAACTCCGACTCCAACCCCGGGCACCGGCACCAGCACCTTCAGCACCAAGGTCATCGTGGACAGCAGTTGGAGCGGTGGCGCGTGCAACCGCGTGCAGGTCACCAACACCGGAACCGGCAGCGGCACCTGGTCGGTGACGGTGCCTGTCACCGGCACGGTCAACAACGCGTGGAATGTGGTGTGGTCGCAGAGCGGCAGCACCCTGCGTGCAAGCGGTGTGGATTTCAACCGCACGCTGGCCGCCGGTGCAACGGCCGAGTTCGGCTTCTGCGCAGCAAGCTGA
- a CDS encoding SulP family inorganic anion transporter, whose protein sequence is MSFLRAELAQWRASPARELMAGAVATFALIPEVIAFAFVAGVDPQVGLFASFVIGIVIAFCGGRPAMISAAAGSVALVAAPLVAAHGLPYLLAAGLLAGAVQILFGLLRLGVLMRFVSSSVRTGFVNALAVLIFAAQLPHLLGANFTTWAMLGVGLAIIYGLPRLRVPGLSAIPSPLLCILLLTIAGTALHLPLKTVADLGKLPNALPFLQWPAVPMTLETLRIIALPALAIAMVGLLESLMTARVVDELTDTPSNKNRECTGLGIANAAASLFGGIAGCGMIGQTVGNVKYGGRGRLSTLFAGVFLLILMVLLKPWVSQVPVVALVAIMVMVSAETFDWRSLRTVVTHPRTSSVVMLATVAVTLITHNLAAGVAVGVVLSGVFFTFKVAGLLQIAHGDGADGVRTYTVRGQVFFASADVFIDAFDAREVPGRAVVIDVSRAHFWDITAVAALDKVVQRLRHHDLDVQVKGLNAGSRRLMQRHALGEDALESALP, encoded by the coding sequence ATGTCTTTCCTGCGTGCCGAACTGGCGCAATGGCGCGCTTCACCTGCGCGCGAACTGATGGCCGGTGCGGTCGCAACCTTTGCCCTGATTCCCGAAGTGATTGCGTTCGCATTCGTGGCTGGCGTCGACCCGCAGGTCGGCCTGTTCGCCTCGTTCGTCATCGGCATCGTCATCGCGTTTTGTGGCGGGCGCCCGGCGATGATTTCTGCCGCGGCAGGCTCGGTGGCGCTGGTGGCCGCACCGCTGGTGGCGGCGCACGGCCTGCCGTATCTGCTGGCCGCCGGGCTGCTGGCCGGTGCGGTGCAGATCCTGTTCGGGCTGTTGCGGTTGGGCGTGTTGATGCGCTTTGTCAGCAGCTCGGTGCGCACCGGTTTCGTCAACGCACTGGCGGTGCTGATCTTCGCTGCGCAGCTGCCGCATCTGCTGGGTGCCAACTTCACCACCTGGGCCATGCTCGGTGTGGGGCTGGCGATCATTTACGGGCTGCCGCGGTTGCGCGTGCCCGGGCTGTCGGCGATTCCCTCGCCGCTGTTGTGCATCCTGCTGTTGACCATCGCCGGCACTGCCCTGCACCTGCCGCTCAAGACCGTGGCTGATCTGGGCAAGCTGCCCAATGCGCTGCCGTTCCTGCAGTGGCCGGCGGTGCCGATGACGCTGGAGACGCTGCGCATCATCGCCTTGCCGGCCTTGGCCATCGCCATGGTGGGCCTGCTCGAATCGCTGATGACCGCGCGGGTAGTCGACGAGCTGACCGACACCCCCAGCAACAAGAACCGTGAGTGCACCGGGCTGGGCATCGCTAACGCGGCGGCCAGCCTGTTCGGCGGCATCGCCGGCTGCGGCATGATCGGCCAGACCGTGGGCAACGTGAAGTACGGCGGCCGCGGCCGGCTATCGACGTTGTTCGCCGGCGTGTTCCTGCTGATCCTGATGGTGTTGCTCAAACCGTGGGTGTCGCAGGTGCCGGTGGTGGCCTTGGTGGCGATCATGGTGATGGTGTCGGCCGAGACCTTCGACTGGCGCTCGCTGCGCACCGTGGTGACCCACCCGCGGACCTCCAGCGTGGTGATGCTCGCCACGGTGGCGGTGACCTTGATCACCCACAACTTGGCCGCCGGGGTGGCGGTGGGCGTGGTGCTGAGCGGAGTGTTCTTCACCTTCAAGGTGGCCGGCCTGCTGCAGATCGCCCACGGCGACGGCGCGGACGGCGTGCGCACCTACACCGTGCGCGGACAGGTGTTCTTCGCCTCGGCCGATGTGTTCATCGACGCCTTCGATGCGCGCGAGGTACCCGGCCGTGCGGTGGTGATCGACGTCAGCCGCGCGCATTTCTGGGACATCACCGCGGTGGCAGCGCTGGACAAGGTTGTGCAGCGGCTGCGCCACCACGATCTGGACGTGCAGGTGAAAGGTCTGAATGCCGGTAGCCGCCGGCTGATGCAGCGGCATGCCCTGGGCGAGGACGCACTGGAATCCGCGCTGCCCTGA
- a CDS encoding GGDEF domain-containing protein, with protein sequence MSATPLLERMVDMTAIRDADLLDLSLLRTMREVCAAEELSLLRIAPDGRTMAETRLHDDGRLSLTVAELKDAQMRARLADVHGPGDVVRLQQDGHALLLYPMMEARGIRTCLRVGGARPPGIAEQAMLQGFARFFQNYRSLLDDAQRDALTGLRNRKTFDDVILRLFAGGADAPANDQVWLGIVDIDHFKRVNDTFGHLYGDEVLLLVAQLMQRAFRQDDLLFRFGGEEFVIVLRGVDRDVAVSLFERFRLAVAEHVFPQVGQVTLSTGIVELTHGRLISQLLDEADKALYWAKQHGRNRAVVYSELITSGQLLQTTQQTGSVDLF encoded by the coding sequence ATGAGCGCCACGCCATTGCTGGAACGGATGGTGGACATGACCGCCATCCGCGACGCCGATCTGCTTGATCTGAGCCTGTTGCGCACCATGCGCGAGGTCTGCGCCGCCGAGGAATTGTCGCTGCTGCGCATCGCCCCGGACGGCCGCACCATGGCCGAAACCCGCCTGCACGACGATGGCCGCCTGTCGTTGACGGTGGCCGAACTCAAGGATGCGCAGATGCGTGCGCGGCTGGCCGACGTGCATGGCCCTGGCGATGTGGTGCGCCTGCAGCAGGATGGCCACGCGTTATTGCTCTACCCGATGATGGAGGCGCGCGGCATCCGCACCTGCCTGCGGGTGGGCGGTGCGCGCCCGCCCGGTATTGCCGAACAGGCGATGCTGCAGGGCTTTGCACGCTTCTTCCAGAACTATCGCAGCCTGCTCGACGATGCGCAGCGCGACGCGTTGACCGGGCTGCGCAATCGCAAGACTTTCGACGATGTGATTCTGCGGTTGTTTGCAGGCGGGGCAGACGCGCCGGCCAACGACCAGGTCTGGTTGGGCATCGTCGATATCGATCACTTCAAGCGTGTCAACGACACCTTCGGCCATCTGTACGGCGACGAGGTGCTGCTGCTGGTGGCGCAGCTGATGCAGCGCGCGTTCCGTCAGGACGATCTGCTGTTCCGCTTCGGCGGCGAAGAGTTCGTGATCGTGCTGCGTGGGGTGGATCGCGATGTTGCGGTCAGCCTGTTCGAGCGCTTCCGCCTGGCCGTCGCCGAGCACGTGTTCCCGCAGGTTGGCCAGGTCACGCTCAGCACCGGCATCGTGGAGCTGACCCACGGGCGCCTGATCAGCCAACTGCTGGACGAAGCGGACAAGGCGCTGTACTGGGCCAAGCAGCACGGCCGCAATCGCGCCGTGGTGTATTCCGAGCTGATCACCAGCGGGCAACTGCTGCAGACCACGCAACAAACCGGCAGCGTGGACCTGTTCTAA
- the mdoH gene encoding glucans biosynthesis glucosyltransferase MdoH: MDGTVTLPPAPTAIPPKSALDAGQPTLPPEAPLAMPEQSLREGQLKVPHQRTSPVGIGVRRFYLIGGTFATTAIAVWVMLSVLWPDGISVLEGCLLGLFVLLFAWIAMSFASAVAGFITVVARAGRKLGIDPEQPLPVLRSRTALLMPTYNEDPRRLLAGLQAIYESVADTGQLEHFDFFVLSDTTRDHIGRAEELVYNELCDRVGGHGRIFYRRRADNAARKAGNVADWVRRFGGSYPQMLILDADSVMTGDTIVRLVAGMENNPDVGLIQTLPAVVNGQTLFARMQQFGGRVYGPIIAFGVAWWHGAESNYWGHNAIIRTQAFADHAGLPSLRGRKPFGGHVLSHDFVEAALMRRGGWAMHMVPYLQGSYEEGPPTLTDLLIRDRRWCQGNLQHAKVVGAKGLHWISRMHMLIGIGHYFTAPMWGLLMLIGIGIPLAGGGIDLAGDLPFSPARYWHGSSQGNAIWIFVCTMFVLLAPKLLGYIALLLNPREMKACGGAIRALLSILLETVLAALMAPVVMYLQSRGVFEVLAGKDSGWDAQVRDDGKLSWPALLRSYGGLTVFGLFMGAVAYTVSPSLAAWMAPVIVGMAVSIPVVALTSLRRSGLALRRAGIFCIPEELDPPKVLVRASELRRAAALEPSLI; this comes from the coding sequence ATGGACGGTACCGTGACCCTTCCCCCCGCACCAACCGCAATCCCCCCCAAGTCCGCCCTCGACGCTGGCCAACCCACATTGCCGCCGGAAGCGCCGTTGGCGATGCCCGAACAATCGCTGCGCGAGGGCCAGTTGAAGGTGCCGCACCAGCGCACCTCGCCGGTCGGCATCGGCGTGCGCCGTTTCTATCTGATCGGCGGCACCTTCGCCACGACCGCCATCGCGGTGTGGGTGATGCTCAGCGTGCTCTGGCCCGACGGCATCAGCGTGTTGGAAGGCTGCCTGCTGGGCCTGTTCGTGCTGCTGTTTGCATGGATCGCGATGTCGTTCGCCAGCGCCGTTGCCGGTTTCATCACCGTGGTGGCGCGCGCCGGGCGCAAGCTCGGCATCGACCCGGAGCAGCCGCTGCCCGTGCTGCGCTCGCGCACCGCGTTGTTGATGCCCACCTACAACGAAGACCCGCGCCGCCTGCTGGCCGGCCTGCAGGCGATCTACGAATCGGTGGCCGACACCGGCCAGCTGGAGCACTTCGATTTCTTCGTGCTCAGCGATACCACCCGCGATCACATCGGGCGTGCTGAAGAACTGGTCTACAACGAGCTGTGCGACCGCGTTGGCGGGCATGGCCGCATCTTCTACCGCCGCCGCGCCGACAATGCTGCGCGCAAGGCCGGCAACGTGGCCGACTGGGTGCGCCGCTTCGGCGGCAGCTACCCGCAGATGCTGATCCTGGACGCCGACAGCGTGATGACCGGCGACACCATCGTGCGGCTGGTCGCCGGCATGGAAAACAACCCGGACGTGGGCCTGATCCAGACCCTGCCGGCGGTGGTCAACGGCCAGACGCTGTTTGCGCGCATGCAGCAGTTCGGTGGCCGCGTGTACGGCCCGATCATCGCCTTTGGCGTGGCCTGGTGGCATGGCGCCGAGAGCAATTACTGGGGCCATAACGCCATCATCCGCACCCAGGCCTTCGCCGATCACGCCGGCCTGCCGTCGCTGCGCGGGCGCAAGCCGTTCGGCGGGCATGTGCTCAGCCACGACTTTGTGGAAGCGGCGCTGATGCGCCGCGGCGGCTGGGCCATGCACATGGTGCCGTACCTGCAGGGCAGCTACGAAGAAGGCCCGCCCACGCTCACCGACCTGCTGATCCGCGACCGTCGCTGGTGCCAGGGCAACCTGCAGCACGCCAAGGTGGTCGGCGCCAAGGGCCTGCACTGGATCAGCCGCATGCACATGCTGATCGGCATCGGGCATTACTTCACCGCACCGATGTGGGGCCTGTTGATGCTGATCGGCATCGGCATTCCGCTGGCCGGCGGCGGCATCGATCTGGCCGGCGACCTGCCGTTCTCGCCTGCGCGCTATTGGCACGGCAGCAGCCAGGGCAATGCGATCTGGATCTTCGTCTGCACCATGTTCGTGTTGCTGGCGCCCAAGCTGCTGGGCTACATCGCATTGCTGCTCAACCCGCGCGAAATGAAGGCCTGCGGCGGCGCCATTCGCGCGCTCCTGAGCATCCTTCTGGAAACCGTGCTGGCCGCGCTGATGGCGCCGGTGGTGATGTACCTGCAGTCGCGTGGCGTGTTCGAAGTGCTGGCCGGCAAGGATTCGGGCTGGGATGCGCAGGTGCGCGACGACGGCAAGCTGTCGTGGCCGGCGCTGTTGCGCAGCTATGGCGGGCTGACCGTGTTCGGCTTGTTCATGGGTGCGGTGGCGTACACCGTCTCGCCCTCGCTGGCGGCCTGGATGGCGCCGGTGATCGTGGGCATGGCAGTGTCGATCCCGGTGGTGGCGCTGACCTCGCTGCGTCGCAGCGGTCTGGCGCTGCGCCGTGCCGGCATCTTCTGCATCCCCGAAGAGCTCGACCCGCCCAAGGTGTTGGTGCGTGCCTCCGAACTACGCCGCGCCGCGGCGCTGGAACCCTCGCTGATCTGA
- a CDS encoding methyl-accepting chemotaxis protein, with amino-acid sequence MRRHVANLPLTRKFVLLCTLLTVGVILLAVAAARLQYLDLIEARKLSVKTEVEMGLTVMQHYADKVKSGELTADQAKEAARTTLADMRANDGVDYFFIVDPQMRILMHPKRPVGTDMSDYKSDAGQYVYRDIKTAIDSGDGFSYYDAPKPGKKEQLPKISYAKTFPAWNWVLVMGVYAEDIQVQAWGFTRTLTLIGAALVALVIGLCWLIASAMAAPLRAASRTAEAIASGRFDNDIRVESRDETGQLMHSMQQMQNQLQRFNGEMQTMIRLQQGENIAHRIPEDFPGDYGSLAHGVNTVVFEHLDAINEAMEVMGEYGRGDLRRDMRRLPGQRAALHEALDTVKSNLSAINSDIARLADAAARGDFSARGEQARYQFAFAEMVQALNRLMQQADAGLDDVGRIMAAIADGDLSQRVESHYEGAFGRLANAANRTAIQLTSIVQGIQHSAEMINTAAGEIASGNADLSTRTEHQAANLEETAASMEELTSTVRQNADNARQANQLVKGTGEVAESGGRVVQEVVSTMLAITQSSARISDIIGVIDGIAFQTNILALNAAVEAARAGEQGRGFAVVASEVRALAQRSAGAAKEIKQLISDSVEKVEQGSGLVQQAGSTMTEVVSSVKRVTDIMAEITAASTEQSAGIEQVSTTVMQLDEMTQQNAALVEEATAAARSLEDQAADLTRAVAVFRLAPAQPASMQRHSVEQAA; translated from the coding sequence TTGCGTCGCCATGTTGCCAATCTCCCGTTGACCCGCAAATTCGTCCTGTTGTGCACGTTGTTGACGGTGGGCGTGATCCTGCTCGCAGTTGCTGCGGCGCGTCTGCAATATCTGGATCTGATCGAGGCGCGCAAACTCAGCGTCAAGACCGAGGTCGAGATGGGCCTGACCGTGATGCAGCACTACGCCGACAAGGTCAAAAGCGGCGAGCTCACTGCAGATCAGGCAAAAGAAGCGGCACGCACCACGCTTGCGGACATGCGCGCCAACGATGGCGTGGATTACTTTTTCATTGTCGACCCGCAGATGCGCATCCTGATGCATCCCAAGCGCCCGGTCGGTACCGACATGAGCGACTACAAGAGCGATGCCGGGCAGTACGTCTATCGCGACATCAAGACCGCGATCGACAGCGGCGATGGCTTCAGCTACTACGATGCCCCCAAACCCGGCAAGAAGGAACAACTGCCCAAGATCAGCTATGCCAAGACGTTTCCGGCCTGGAACTGGGTGCTGGTGATGGGCGTGTACGCCGAAGACATCCAGGTGCAGGCCTGGGGCTTTACGCGAACGCTGACCTTGATCGGCGCCGCACTGGTCGCCCTGGTGATTGGCCTGTGCTGGTTGATTGCCTCGGCGATGGCCGCACCGTTGCGCGCCGCCTCGCGCACCGCCGAGGCAATTGCCTCGGGGCGTTTCGACAACGATATCCGGGTGGAATCGCGCGACGAAACCGGCCAGTTGATGCACAGCATGCAGCAGATGCAGAACCAGCTGCAGCGCTTCAACGGCGAGATGCAAACCATGATCCGCCTGCAGCAGGGCGAAAATATCGCACACCGCATCCCGGAGGATTTCCCCGGCGATTACGGCAGCCTGGCGCATGGCGTAAACACCGTGGTGTTCGAACACCTGGATGCCATCAACGAGGCGATGGAGGTCATGGGCGAATACGGCCGTGGCGATCTTCGTCGCGACATGCGCCGCCTGCCTGGTCAGCGCGCTGCCTTGCACGAAGCGTTGGATACGGTGAAGAGCAATCTGTCGGCGATCAATAGCGATATCGCGCGCCTGGCCGATGCCGCCGCGCGTGGCGACTTCTCCGCACGCGGCGAGCAGGCGCGTTATCAGTTCGCATTTGCAGAAATGGTGCAGGCCTTGAACCGCTTGATGCAGCAGGCCGATGCCGGTCTGGACGATGTGGGCCGCATCATGGCTGCAATTGCCGATGGTGATCTGTCGCAACGCGTGGAATCGCATTACGAAGGTGCTTTCGGCCGCCTGGCCAATGCCGCCAACCGTACCGCGATCCAGCTCACCAGCATCGTGCAAGGCATCCAGCACTCGGCCGAGATGATCAATACCGCCGCCGGCGAGATCGCCAGCGGCAACGCCGATCTGTCCACGCGCACCGAACATCAGGCCGCAAATCTGGAAGAAACCGCCGCATCGATGGAAGAGCTCACCTCCACCGTGCGCCAGAACGCCGACAACGCACGCCAGGCCAACCAACTGGTCAAGGGCACCGGTGAGGTGGCCGAAAGCGGCGGCCGCGTGGTGCAGGAAGTGGTGAGCACCATGCTGGCGATCACCCAGTCCTCTGCACGCATTTCCGACATCATCGGGGTGATCGACGGCATCGCCTTCCAGACCAACATCCTGGCGTTGAATGCGGCAGTGGAAGCGGCGCGGGCCGGCGAGCAGGGCCGTGGCTTTGCCGTGGTGGCCAGTGAAGTGCGTGCCCTGGCACAGCGCTCGGCGGGCGCTGCCAAGGAGATCAAACAGTTGATTTCCGACTCGGTGGAAAAGGTGGAACAGGGCTCGGGCCTGGTGCAACAGGCCGGCAGCACCATGACCGAGGTGGTCAGCTCGGTGAAGCGTGTCACCGACATCATGGCCGAGATCACCGCTGCGAGCACCGAACAGAGCGCAGGGATCGAACAAGTCAGCACCACAGTGATGCAGCTGGACGAAATGACCCAGCAGAACGCAGCGCTGGTGGAAGAAGCCACCGCGGCCGCGCGCAGCCTGGAAGACCAGGCAGCGGATCTGACGCGTGCGGTGGCCGTCTTCCGGCTGGCACCGGCGCAGCCTGCGTCGATGCAGCGCCATAGCGTCGAGCAAGCTGCGTAG
- a CDS encoding alpha/beta hydrolase, producing MMLEVIERETGPNPQWTVLWLHGLGADGSDFAPMVPELVRPHWPALRFVFPHAPIRPITINNGVRMRGWYDIVGMDFASRADKAGIAESVAQVDALIAHEQARGTPPERILLAGFSQGGAVTLAAGLQRSVPLAGLIALSTYLPDPAAAATQLQPAATGQPVFMAHGSADPVVPFAAGQASMQALRTLGFDLQWQTYPMGHQVCLEEIEALRDWMQARFTSA from the coding sequence ATGATGCTGGAAGTGATCGAACGCGAGACCGGACCCAACCCGCAATGGACCGTGCTGTGGCTGCACGGCTTGGGTGCCGATGGCAGCGATTTCGCCCCGATGGTGCCGGAACTGGTACGCCCGCACTGGCCGGCGCTGCGCTTTGTGTTCCCGCATGCGCCGATCCGCCCGATCACCATCAACAACGGCGTGCGCATGCGCGGCTGGTACGACATCGTCGGTATGGACTTCGCCAGCCGTGCCGACAAGGCGGGCATCGCCGAATCGGTCGCCCAGGTCGACGCCTTGATCGCCCATGAGCAGGCCCGCGGCACGCCGCCCGAGCGCATCCTGCTTGCCGGGTTTTCGCAAGGCGGCGCAGTGACCTTGGCCGCGGGGCTGCAGCGCAGCGTGCCGCTGGCCGGGCTGATCGCGCTGTCGACCTATTTGCCGGACCCGGCTGCCGCAGCCACCCAGCTGCAGCCGGCCGCCACTGGCCAACCGGTGTTCATGGCCCACGGCAGCGCCGATCCCGTAGTGCCGTTCGCGGCAGGCCAGGCCAGCATGCAGGCCCTGCGCACGCTTGGCTTCGACCTGCAATGGCAGACCTACCCGATGGGCCATCAAGTCTGTCTGGAAGAAATCGAAGCCCTGCGCGACTGGATGCAGGCGCGCTTCACCTCCGCCTGA
- a CDS encoding M28 family metallopeptidase, with translation MKRLAVGLLAMAVSTAVMAQAPSFDGARISRDVKELASDAYEGRGPATAGEEKTIAYLSKRFADAGLQPGGDLKDGKRLWTQAVPLRRADIVGTPTLALASAGKPQALTQGKQIAIRAALDGSSKVDIANAPLVFVGYGVKAPERDWDDFKGVDLKGKIAVVLINDPDFETGKGAFDGAGMTYYGRWTYKYEEGARQGALGVLVVHETAPASYGWDTVASSNTNTMFDVVRDNPRAAHPTVEGWIQRDLATDLFKRAGLDFDALKKQAQTRGFKPVELKGQSLSASYQVKSDVITSHNVVARLEGSKRPDETLIYSAHWDHIGVGKPDARGDTIFNGALDNASGTAALLELARGFASGPKPERSVVFLAVTAEEKGLLGSEFYASKPLYPLDTTVAVINMDGMNPFVPSRDFGIYGTAKLELLDQLKTVAAQSKLRYTPDPKPQAGYFFRSDHFSFAKRGVPALSYAAGQDWEVGGIAAGKAASDDYTAKRYHQQGDEWKPDWTFAGAARDLGVLYTLGQQLADSRQWPNWSSDSEFRATRDASEAARK, from the coding sequence ATGAAGCGACTTGCCGTGGGACTCTTGGCAATGGCGGTCTCGACCGCAGTGATGGCGCAGGCGCCGAGCTTCGATGGCGCGCGCATCTCGCGCGACGTCAAGGAGCTGGCGTCCGATGCCTATGAAGGGCGCGGCCCGGCCACTGCCGGCGAAGAAAAAACCATCGCCTATCTGAGCAAACGATTTGCCGACGCGGGCCTGCAGCCCGGCGGCGATCTCAAGGATGGCAAGCGGCTGTGGACCCAGGCGGTGCCATTGCGCCGCGCCGATATCGTCGGTACGCCGACGCTTGCGCTGGCCAGTGCCGGCAAGCCGCAAGCGCTAACGCAGGGCAAGCAGATCGCCATCCGCGCCGCGCTCGATGGCTCGTCCAAGGTCGACATCGCCAACGCGCCGCTGGTGTTCGTCGGCTACGGCGTCAAGGCGCCGGAGCGTGATTGGGACGACTTCAAGGGCGTGGACCTGAAGGGCAAGATCGCGGTGGTGCTGATCAACGACCCGGACTTCGAAACCGGCAAGGGCGCCTTCGACGGCGCCGGCATGACCTACTACGGCCGCTGGACCTACAAGTACGAAGAAGGCGCACGTCAGGGCGCGCTCGGCGTGCTGGTGGTGCACGAAACCGCGCCGGCCTCGTACGGCTGGGACACCGTGGCCAGCTCCAACACCAACACGATGTTCGATGTGGTGCGCGACAACCCGCGCGCCGCCCATCCCACCGTGGAAGGCTGGATCCAGCGCGATCTGGCCACCGACCTGTTCAAGCGCGCCGGGCTGGATTTCGACGCCCTGAAGAAGCAGGCGCAGACCCGCGGCTTCAAGCCGGTCGAGCTCAAGGGGCAGAGCCTGAGCGCCAGCTACCAGGTCAAGTCCGACGTGATCACCTCGCACAACGTGGTTGCGCGCCTGGAAGGCAGCAAGCGCCCCGACGAGACGCTGATCTACAGCGCGCATTGGGACCATATCGGCGTGGGCAAGCCGGACGCACGGGGAGACACCATCTTCAACGGCGCGCTGGATAACGCCAGCGGCACTGCGGCGCTGCTGGAGCTGGCACGCGGGTTTGCCAGCGGGCCCAAGCCGGAGCGCTCGGTGGTGTTCCTGGCCGTCACAGCAGAAGAAAAGGGCTTGCTGGGCTCGGAATTCTACGCTTCCAAGCCGCTGTACCCGTTGGATACCACGGTGGCGGTGATCAACATGGACGGCATGAACCCCTTCGTGCCGTCCCGCGATTTCGGCATCTACGGCACCGCAAAGCTCGAGTTGCTCGATCAGCTCAAGACCGTGGCCGCGCAATCCAAGCTGCGCTACACGCCCGACCCCAAGCCGCAGGCCGGCTATTTCTTCCGCTCCGACCATTTCTCCTTCGCCAAGCGCGGCGTGCCGGCACTGTCGTATGCGGCCGGGCAGGATTGGGAAGTGGGCGGCATTGCCGCAGGCAAGGCGGCATCGGACGACTACACCGCCAAGCGCTATCACCAGCAAGGCGATGAGTGGAAGCCGGATTGGACCTTCGCCGGTGCCGCGCGCGATCTGGGCGTGCTGTACACGCTGGGCCAGCAGTTGGCCGATTCGCGCCAGTGGCCGAACTGGAGCAGCGATTCGGAATTCCGCGCCACCCGCGATGCCAGCGAAGCGGCGCGCAAGTAA